The Anopheles gambiae chromosome 2, idAnoGambNW_F1_1, whole genome shotgun sequence genomic sequence ATGCGCGACACGGCCAGCGCGTCGGAATCGCTGCGCGGCTGCGGCGCACTGCTCATCAAAGCGCACGAGCTGCAGCAAACGATCGATGCGTCCAAGCGGGACTTTAAAATCTTCTTCCGCTGGCTGTACGTGGTAATAGTGCGCGTGATGGATGAAACGTTGCAGGAAAACCATCCCACCATCACGCAGCGCGAGATAcactatttggcgcagttttTGAGCAACTTTGATACGGTGGCGCAAAGTGCGCCGGACCAGCAGGAGGGCCGCGGGATGATCGAATCGCGCCGCAAGTTCAACCTCGAACGGGTTGGCCAGTACCTGGAGGACAAACCGCTCGTCCACCCGATGGCAAACGATGGAGAGGAGAACGAGTGGAAACGATTGCTGGCGCAGAACGAGTGCTTGCGCCAGTGCGGTGCGATCTTTCCGCACCACGAACAAATgtcgctgctgcagcagcaaaagctgcTCAAGCAACAGATCGAGCAGCTGTTCGGCCAGCCGGAGAAGGTGGTGGGGGCGGACTACAAGCAGAAGAATCTGCTCACGATACACGCACCGGCCGGTACGGATGTCCGAGCGTTTGCCTTTGCCACCCACCAGCGCGATAGCGTGACGCTGCTCGCGATCGTGCAGTCGAGCTGcagcctgctgctggtggaatgTTTTAACGACGGAGGATTCAAAACCGTGCGGCTGCACTTTGAGGAAAAACCGTACTTTGATCAGCGGTTCGACGCCATCGGTACCCTATCCTTTCACCATGTGGATTTCTACGACGAGGACACGCTGTCGCTGCTGTTGCGCGCTCAGGCAGCGGGCGAGGAACGACCGATCAGCTGTTACTTTTTGCAGCTAAATCTGGGCGCGGTGCGTGAGTTTCTCGCTACGGTGGAGGCGCGCGAGTACATGCAGACCGTTACGGAAGATGCGGCCGGCTGCCATGCGATCAATGCGTACACGCTGATCGACGAAAGCTCGCTCAAGCTGCTGGAGAGTGCGGACGGGCACAGGATCGCGGTGTCAGGCAAGCGGAACGTGATAGCGGTGCTAGCTGAGTCGCTGAAAAACGTCCGAGTGTACGATATGGATGCGCAGGAGGATGAGGAAGATTTGCTGGATACATCGTCGCAGATCAACAGCAGTCTCGAGAACAGCCAGGAATCGGTGCAAGCGTGAATGAGCACGGCAGAAGCTAGGACACTAGGAAGTACAATAAATGGAAGATCGAATGTCTCGAAAACCTCTGAACAATGTGATACATCAACCGTCGAGAAGAAAGACCCGCAAACTCTCCAgagttggttggttgttgctTTATGGTTTATTAATCATTCGCCACAACCGAATACGCCGCAATGCTCCGTAACTGAATATCCTTGCAGGGTAAGTAGTACATCCggaaccaccgccaccaccaaccaaccaaccagggGAAGGGGTTGCAAACAGGTTGGCGCGCTTACAAACGACGTCCACGACGACCACCCTTGCGGCGGGTAGAATCCGACGGGATCGGGGTCACATCCTCGATGCGGCCGATCTTCATCGACGAACGGGCGAGCGCACGGAGCGCCGACTGGGCACCCGGGCCGGGCGTCTTGGTGCGGTTACCACCGGTAGCGCGCAGCTTGATGTGCAGTGCGGTGATGCCGAGCGATTTGCACTTCTCGGCCACATCCTGGGCGGCCAACATAGCGGCGTACGGGGACGCTTCGTCACGATCGGCCTTCACCTTCATACCGCCCGTCACCCGGGAGATGGTTTCCTTGCCGGACAGATCCGTCACATGCACGAACGTATCGTTGAAGCTGGCGTAGATGTGTGCCACGCCGAACACGACCTCACCGTCGCGGACCTGCGGGCCGAGCGACACCTGCACCTCTTCCTTCGCGACCTTATTCTTGCGAGACGGAGCCATGGCTAAGCGTCGGGCAGCTTGCTAACGAGCGGGGACGTGTTTTTACGCCTGATATTGAAACAACGCGCGAGCGTCGATGTTGCACGGTTAGGTGGATATGCGGAAAAgaaggaattttattttcatcatgctttcgtttgtttggCCGGTTGTCAAATTTGACGTGTTCGGTTGTGTCAACGCGAGCGGTGGCTGCGTACGTGCACGACGCCTGTATGTACCTTGGGCGGAAATTGCGgttcaaaattgttttattcgtTACAACAATTTTCTCCGTcaagagaatgaaagaaaaaaatacacttttCCTCGTTAGGATGGACACATCGCAATCAAACTTTCTACAATTATCCACTAATTTCGCCCGTTCAACCGACCCACTAACAATAACAAACGCTAAAAGGCAGAATAGACTTATCGGTGGCGCCATCTATTGGTGGGTGATGGTACTTTGATGCAAACCTTCGGTGATTCAAAAGTTTCGCAAAAAACGATTGAAACCCCCCATATCAAATTGCTTTTACTACGCGTAGGCACATGGCTCGACTAaatggttttatttaaatgtataTAGATATATTGTCCTCATGGTTTCAGCACAAACGGCACATCCTCTTTACAACGCATTTGAATCAACGCCATTCGCTCGATAGACACACTCTCCCGCTATCCAGGTAGATTGCACGCTCAACTCATCGTTCAGCAGCACGAAATCGGCGTCCGCACCATAGTCCAGCGTCCCCTTACGCTTCTCGATGCCTATACACCGGGCCGGATGTAGTGAAGCGGCCTCCAGCGCATACTCGATCGAGCAATCTACGAACGAAGGGAATAAAAGCATTACATTAGCTCTCCATTCCATCATGACGCCACACTCTACTCACTGGAAGCCTTTTTGAAGAACCGAATACACTCATCCATCGGTGCAATGCTGCCGCAAAGTGTGTTCGTCCCGGCCACGTACGCTCTCCCTGATCGGATTTCTATCTCCATCTGCCCGATACGATGGCGCCCCTCCGCCAGCCCCATGGCCGAGATGGCATCCGTCACGAGGATCAGCCCGCTCGGGTGCGTTTTGTACGCGATGCGCAGCGCGGCCGGATGCGTATGGACGCCGTCAGAAATGATGCCAAAGTATACGAGCGCATCTCGTGGAATGTTGTCCGTCGTAAGCAACCCCACCAGACCGGGATCGCGATGATGAAACTGTAACCATACAACAACGAGAAATGTTTAATATCCTTTTTAAAGTAAcgccccccttccccccccccccccccccccccccccccaaaacgaGTTGCGTGGGGGAAACTGTTATCTTCTACCGGAAGCATCGCATTAAACAGGTGCGTGATGAGTCTTGCGCCGTGGTGTACCGCGTTCTCGCCATCGCTCAAGTTCGCCATCGAGTGGCCGACCGAGACCGTGATACCGTTGTTGCTCAGCTCCTGTATCACTTCCGCGGCGCCTGCCTTTTCCGGTGCGAGCGTTATGATTTGCACGTTGTCCATCGACCCGTAAACCTCACGCACCGTCGCCATACCCTTCGAACAGAACAGTGGAAGCGTGTTAGCGTGATTTGGTCACTTTTTCGTGCATCTGCTTCCTCCCTACCTGCTCAAACTCTTTGATGCATTCCGGCGGATGGGCGCCCTTTTTGTCGGTGTTTATAAACGGTCCCTCCACGTGGCACCCGAGGACGGTCGCTCCATGCTGCCCGCCCGCCGTACGAGGAATGCGGGGCAGCACGGCGTGATACGTTTCGGGCGGCGAGGTAACAAGCGTCGGGCAGAACGAGGTGACACCGTGGGCCAGCAAACCTTTGGCAACCTTTAGCACTCCCTCCTGGACCGTTTCCACGTCGAACGAAAAGTCGACACCGTATCCACCTTGaaatatatgtgtgtatgtgtttgatgGTTCAGAAACTGCAAAGCGCACAAACATCAAAGTAGGCCAACTGTTACCATTGATTTGTAGATCTATAAACCCGGGCGCTACGATGCTCCCGCCGCAGTCAATCTGTACATCGGCCTGCCGCTTCTCGTCGAAAAACACTTTCTCCGGGTCGATGATCTTGCCACCCCGCACCCAAACGTCGTCCTCCACCAGTCGGTGATTGCGTAGTACGCGACAGTTCCGAAACTGGGTCAGCTTCTTATCCGCGTCCGCCAGGGCTACGGTGCTGGAGGACATGGTGGCGTTTTCAGGGACAAAACCGGACACACTATACACTACACTACACGCGTCTAACGAGCAAAGTCCACACCGTATGGTTTGTATCGGCCCAGCACTACGCAAAGTTCACATTAATTGAACTTCTCTGCTGGATGGATCAATTTGGGCAGAGCTGGCGAGGTTTTGTCTGCTCTACGCTCGACTGTGATGATGCGCGTGTTGCTTTGTAGCAAGTGCAACGAGCTGGCTACACGCAATCGACACACAGCTCTGGCGACCTTCTAGCGCGCTGCGAACGTAAACAGAAGATCCTTCGGCGGCAAACGAGTGCGGGCAACTGAGCGCGATAACCATTTTCGCATGATATTTGCTCTTTATAAGCACAAGGCCAAACGCACGAGTAAAGTTCTGTTGCCTGGTTGTTCCTATCCCCTCCCCACTGTGCTGCTACTACTCATTTCCACCCGTGCAGTAGTAACCCGATCATCTGGCTCTAAGATTTACTTTTTTGGTCGCCTTTTTTCGCTCAGATAACAACCACCAGAGAGAGCTTATCTTTGTGGACAACTGATCGTCGCGCAAAACCACAGCGCGATCTGATTTCTGGCGATTAGATGGTGGGATGGTTTAGGCTAGACTGACGCTCCGTACTGATAACTTGCGATAGGAAATAACCTACTAACAGACGGCGGTGATGATCGTGCTCAGAAATCTTATCTACAATTGATgcggttttgctttgttttggatGAAGCTTCCTATCGTatgggcgcacacacacacacacaaacaaacagcagtgAGCCAACCGCTACACCAACAGATGTCAACGGCTGGCTGCGTACTTTCGGGTTCGAAATCTTCAAAGCTTTTCAAATGATGCAAAATCCTCCGCAAATGCATTCAAATTGGTCTGCGTTCCATTTATTCACATATCCGTTGAAGTTAGCGTCACCGTTTCCTCCTCGCTGCTATCGCCCAGCAACATCTCGCCCGTCCCTTGCTTCGACAGTAAGCTCTTCTTCTTGCGCTTCAAGCTCGCTTTCGATCGCTTCTTGCCCGTCTTTTCCTTCGCTACCGCCAGTTCCTCCTCGGTGAGCCACTGATTCGCGCCGTCCTTGGATTTCGGCACCAGCACGGCTGCCGTTTCGCCGACTTCCTCGACGACCGCGTCCGTATCGTCCACCAGCATCACATCGTCCGATGGATCGTTCGCATCCGCAGAAGCATCGTTGGTCGCTTCCATCTCCTCCTGCGCCAcctcttcttcatcttcctcATCCTGTCCGTCATCGGAATCAGTCCGCTCTTGGCCCTCAATCTGAAGCTTGAAGCGTTTCAACCGCACCTGCATTCTGTCCTGCGCGTGTACCGTCGTCTCGTTCCGTTCAATGCCCTCGCTAAACCCGACCGGACGGCCCTTTTCACGATCCTCGGCATCTTTCTGAATGGCGGCTTTGATGCGTTCCACCACCAGCCGGGCCCGCTTGCTCGCCTTTGCCGAggtgcgcagcagcagctcggcaCTGGTCAGCGTGGTGCCGCCGAGATGCAACCCACACAGCTCGCCGTACGAGTTGAGCCCGAACACCATCCGTGCCTCGGCCACACGCTCCTCCAGGTAGGTGGGATCGGCGATCGCGATCTTGCCCTGGTTGAAGATGGCGTAGCTCACGCACAGCGGATAGTGGAAGAGAGTCACTTTCAGCGGATCTTTCTCTTCGATCGTGTGCACAATCACGTCCTCGCCGTCGACCGTGATGTCCGGCCGCTTGAAGTGTGCCAGCGCGGTCAGGGCAGCAATGGAGCAGCAATCGATGGCGTTGCCTTCGTGGTTCAGCACCGTCACGTCTACGCGCAGCTTCCACACCTTTTCCTCCGACACCAGGCAAAGCGATTCTAGATCGACACAGTTCGAGTCCTTCAGCGCCCGCTCCAGGATACGGTTCAACTGTACACACTCGTCCGATTGGCGGCCTCCGTCGAAGTGTGGTGCCGCCATCGGGCCCAGCTCGACGTTCAAGAACAGCATACCCTCGTTCGGGCGGGTCGCCTTCGGTTCCACCACCTCGCAGGTGATGCGTGCCAGGGCTCGCGTCTCACCCAGGATGACGTGCACCAGGCCCCATTCGCTGCCGAAGCTTATCCGCAGCTTGCGGAACTCATCGAGCGTTCGACCGTCGAGGCGCTTAAAGGATGAAAGAAGAAACAGGCATTAAAACGAAACGTGCGAGATGGATGGTGCGTATCTGGGGGTGGGCGGGTACTTACGATCGACTCTAGAATGGCCTTTTGAACGAAGGATTTTTCATTAGTGGTTAAAACTCGTTCCTTCATCGTGCCGGCAGCGCAAGACAACAGGCGCTATTTACAAACAACGCCGCACGCGCGTGCTCTTGACGTTTCGCGTTTGACGTTTCGTACACCGCACACAAATGGCAGCTGTCATTTGGAACGCTCTTGCCGAAAGTGCGCGAAATTcataaaagcaaacaattcTGGAAGAAACTCTATTTGCAAAATTGTGATCGTAAATGCATCATCTTGGGGCATTTGCATCAGTGTTTTAGATTAAATCGACTTCCGGCCACTTCAGCACCATAGTTAGCTATCGGCGGCTAGAAAACCCCCAAACGGATGACGTTTGTATCCAAAGCGACCTTGCAGAGGCAGAGAAAACTTTGTTTACGTTCGTACGGCCGTAGCAACTCGCGGCAAAGCTTCTGCAAAGAATTTTGAATATTTCGCCAGCGAATAGTTCGGTAAGTAGCAGTCGTTTGTGCAGCGATCGGCTTTTGATAATATcggtaatttatttattcttttttagcCAAAAGGCGCCGGATCGCAGCATGGGAGACGCAATGCACGTGCAATGGCTATCCGAAGAGGCAGAGGAAGTTCCGGAAAATGAGGAAGACATGTTGTACGAGGATGTGGAATACATTGAAGAATACGTTCACTTCCCCGACGGGCCCGAAAGCGATGTGTCCGGTAGCGTTGCAGTGCAAAACGAAGAGAGCACAGGGCATGTGATAAAGATTGAAAGCATCGATCATGCATTCGATATGCTGCAGAACTCCGTGTGGTCCATCAAACCACCAGAACGGACCGGTACGATGGGACGCAAGGTGGCACACCCACGGCCCGCACCAGTCGGGCTGGCCAAGTCTGCCAAAAGCCCGGCCGAATGTTTGTCGCTTTTTCTGGACGCAGACGTTATCGCTATGATTACCGAGTACACCAACGAGCAGATTAAGGCCGAACAGCCCAACTATGCCCGCGAGCGCGATGCGAATCCAACGGACGAGATGGAAATTATGGCCCTGTTGGGGGTGCTGTACATTGCCGGCACGGTGCGCGATGGGCGGGAGAACATCGAGCGGCTGTTCGACACCAAAATGGGAACCGGGCTGGAAGCGGTCTACCTCACGATGACCTCGCTCCGGTATCACTTTCTCATCCGGAGCATCCGCTTCGACGATCCGACCGCGGCACAGGAGGAAATAGAGGGCGATAAGCTAGCGCCGGTAAGACCGATCTACGAACGGATTGTAAGCAATTACCAGAAATATCTCCGCCCCGGCCGTTTCCTAATGCTCGACGAGCAGGCGGTACAGTTTAAGGGCAAGTGCGAATTTCGACAAATTCTTCCGTCGGCGCCGGGCAGGGCGGGCTTTCGCTTCCATCTGCTGGTGGACTGCGAAACTTCGTACGTAAGCAATTTGGAAATTTGCGTACCCGAGAACCAAAATCCGTACAATCTCAGCTACGCACCGACGGACGTTGCCATGCGACTGACGGAACCCGTACAGGGCAGACAGAAGACGGTCATTCTTGGGGCCGGCCTTACGTCCATCGATCTTATCGAGAAGCTGTACGCAAGTCGAACGATGGCAATGGGCGAGGTGCCCAAGTCGTACCCGGACCTGCCGAAGGCGCTGATCGCGAACAAGGGCCGGCCGGAGCACAGCACCCTCGCTGCGTACCACGATCCAGCGACACTCGTTTCGTACGTGACGAGGCGCAAGGAGGTGATGCTACTGATGTCCTCGTTCGTAGACTTCGACTCGGAGGAGCAGGCGGGGGAGCAGGACGAAGGCGAACAGCACCTGAAGCTGGTGGAGCTGTACAATCGAACGAAAACGACCATACGCACCATTCAGCAGATGTGCGCGAAGCATAACGTGGTGCGCAGCACGCGCCGATGGCCGGTGGCCGTATTTTTCAACCTGATGAACCTGAGCGCCATCAATGCGTGGTGCATCTATTGTCTGAACCATCCGGAGGAAGCGAAAATGAGCCGTCGAGATTTTCTCGTCACAATGGCACTGGAACTGTTGCGACCACAGGCCCGGCGGCGACTGGACAGTAAAACGTTGCCCCGGCTGCTGAGGCAGCGCATCGGCCTGTTTCTCGGGATCAGCCGGGAAGAGTACGAAACCGTGCCGGTGGTCGAGAGGCAGGGCGGTGAATCGCGCGGCCGGTGCTACCTGTGCGGCCGGGCACGGAACAAGACGACACGCATCTCGTGTCACAGCTGCGGCAAGTACACCTGCAATGCACACTGCGCCCAGCTATGCCGTACGTGCTATATGGATGATTGTGCCAGCGAGCAGCAAGAGTAAAAATGAAGCCTGGCTAAGAGAGTCTGTACCATTGCTTTCCTTCGCGTGAGTCCTTCGGCTATCTGCAGGGGAAGATGAAAGtgagatatttttttaacaataaacttatacaacttgcagcaaatgcaaattgcagtttttgtttgtttgattgctaCGTATTCCTGTTACTATAAATACTGTCCAAGGTCTGTATTATGTACAGTTTGGCGATCTATACACTATGGAATGGATTTCCTGTTGCAGTTAATGGATTGGTGTGTATAATTACCTTCGAATATTAGTTAAATGATCCTCACTGCTCACCATCCCATTTATATAGCCCCGCAAACTGAACGTTATAAATAGCAAAATAATGCTTTTACAGCTGATAATTCAACAAACTCTTGCTCGTTTATGATTATTGCTTCAAGAAATTGCTTGTTCGACGATAAATGTGCATAAATTTTGGccccaattccaattccaaccAGCTAGTGCGTAagaaccgtgtgtgtgtgtatttcagTATCAATCCCATCCTAATGACCTCCGGTGTGCAATGATATACTTTCAACATCGGTTGCACCTGCTTCCCACCTTTGAGTAGGCCATGGCGAGAGTATGAAGGGGGAAAACACACTTTTTAGATCCGTGAAATAACTCACACCCCGTTTTCAAGGCGGCGGTTGCTTGGGCAAACGGGCAAGGGTCGGGATAGGCATGGAAACATATGAGAAATTTATGATTGCCAAGACGACCAAGACCGACCAACACGGAGCAAGCACGGCTGCAGGATGCTGCTCGAAACTGATCAGTTTCATATGCGTGCaacgagagcgaaagagcggtgagggagacagagagggagagaaaaacgagggtgaattttatttcttttcttctgcttcttcttggcgtaCGCAGGGGTTACTACGATCGGATCGAGGGGGAGTATAATTAGATCACATTCATATTTCAACAAATTTGCTAAATTCGCTCGACCGTGTGTGCTCGAGGAGAGCCTACACATTTATATGTGCGCATGTACATACAGATGTAGTTTCACGTTCTGTGTCTTCGCTACAATAGGATGGAGGAGTGGCAAACGTATCACAGCATCATGAAAATGCatacaaaatgaagaaaaatactGGACTGgcattttggtgcatttttaagttatttaagtttaaGTTATAAATAGGCTGTCCATTTTGATAATATTCTGTTTATAGATGTACATACTTCGCCAGACTTTCTGTGGAGGTTTCCAACGTTTTACGTTTATTTCTAGGTCATTGAAGAAAAATTGACCAGCCTAAGTCTAAGAAGACTATGGTTTATTCATAGTCAGTCTAGCGTAAAGGATTACGATTGATACGAAAGTTGTAACAACAAATGTGTCGTCAAGCTGATTACATGACGAGTAAACTACGGGACCAATCAGTTTATTtgagtttatttgttttttcttctatattttattgaatcttTATCAGAATATGGAttatcgtacaccaaaagaaaggatattcaATTCTCTATCTATTTAAACTGAGAGACACgttgaaataatgaaataaatacgTGATCTTGAGATTCTCCGTTGACCATTATTTTTCACAATGAACAAACCGTGGAATCACAAATTAATTGCATTTAGTTAATTCATTAATTCAAGATGGTTTAGAGTCGGGATAGTTGGAGAATtgaatatcctttcttttggtgtacgataggccatattctgataaaattgtatgaaatatAGCAGAAAACCCCAAAATATGAGGTTAAATTTCAGAGGGGCTTTAACGCGGGCTTCAgattaaaaattatattaaataattgatttattgTTAGTGAAATGATTAACGGTTTTGATTGTGTCCCGAAAAGAAAGCCAAGTCAAACTCAAtctaaatttaatttctctcCAGAACGATTTACGAACTACAAACATTTTACAAACATCTAATCTAATATTGCCAGCGTTAAAATACGCTTATGCTAAAAAAGACAAATTCAAAACTGCGTGCTATAACCCAACCACAACGGGCTCTTGCTACAATACTGTTGCAGTGTAAAACAgtaaacaattaaaatttattgctGCATTTCGGCCATTTCGCTCGGCCGAACGGCGATCCCTAACCTCTTATAATTTTCGCTCGGTGGCTTAGTACACAGCTGCGCCATCCGGCTGAAAGCTGCCATCTCGCTCACCCACCATTCGATCACGCAATTGTACAATTTTCCCAAAAGATTTAACCTTTCTTCtccaaaatgtaaacaccaacacgtacacacaaacacacagccaaaCCACCAACCAACGTGTTTGTGTTCCATTATTTACGCagcgagtgttttttttactatttgttttttggttttttggttcaaaattTTCAGTGTTCCATTCAAACGGCCCAACATCCACCACCTAAAGAAAAACTGTTTCGTTCGTCTCCAACATTTCTCCcacacacccccccccccccgccgtCCCGCAATTCCCCCTCGGCCGAGTGAGCATGTCAGTGGTTAGCTCATCGAACGGCGATCGGTGACGGTTGCCGTTGCGTACCAACCGTTGGGTTGGGTTTGTTCCGTACCATCGGCATCCGAGAACCGATCCGGCAGGCAAAAAGTGATCGTCTGCGCACCGGTTCAGCGATGGCGCGGCTGCGCGTGCGTACGTGTTTTGCCAGTGCTTCGCTTCATTCCTGCACGGTGACTAACCGTGCTCGCATTCGCCGCAAAGGTTCTATATTTATCGAATTAAATAATACACACGCGACCAACACGATGCCgttcggcttcggaatcggaggaGCATGGACGGTGCGTGCTGTGGTTGTGTGCGTGCCGGCCCGTAGGGGGACCGTGTGTATTTGTGCCGTTACCGTTagtaggagggggggggaaggggtgaAAAGGGCGCCGGCAGAGCTTCACTGtgtacaaaaataaatctaccCAAATTCGCTTCGGTCCGTTCTGCTGTATGCGCGATCGATGGTGGGAAAATGCAAAGGCGCGCGATCATGGTGGCAAAGtgaaaagcaacagcaacactgCTACTTCACTgagcaaagagaaaaaaataattatttcgaACTGCAATCCGAACCCGAGCAACTCGCAGCTCGCAGCCTCTGAGATACCGTGCACTTATTACCAACCCCTGGTTGAAGGTGCTACCGGATTTAGGAACAAAGGTGGCTGCCACCCGAAATCTGTGCAGCTTGCAATGCAGCTCGAGGGAGGGATTGACCTGGCATGGCATGGCATGGGCAGCATAATCGAAGGGTGGGGAAGTGTGATTAGTCGTGATTAATCACAAAGGATTCTATACTCCTAGGTAAACGCGTCCTAGCAGAACTAGGTCGGTGCATCCGGTTTGTTGTCAGGCATTGTCATGGATTCCAATTGAAGCCTCATGCTTATAAAATGCTTGTATTACAAGTGTTTAAATGTTCTAAATCATTTAAAGCGTTTTTGTATCGATcacaaaattgatcaaaaaaCGCACCACTCTGGAAAGCGTAGCACAGTGGTCCGTGATGTCATCCCGATTGCGGGGCGTCGGAGCAAACTGTGTTGCTGCTAGATTCATCTCGCCATGTACATTCTACACCGAAACAGTAATAGATTGAATTTCACGCATTATTTGTTCGACTAAAAATAGTGCGCTCCCCGCTCCTTCCCACGGTCAGTATGCTTTGTCCCACTCCGGTGACCTTCTTATATACGTTTACAAATGTTGTCAACTGTTTGGAGACGAACCGATATACACGGACACGGACACGTACCAGAAGCGGGCTACTTttttctaatgtttttttttttttattattttttgtacagtttttaaatatcttttcaatttttttaaaagaatttaaatggagaaaagaagaagttgaaaaaaatatagcaATATTTTCAGCTACATGGCAAACTCCAACATCACCAGAGGGTGAGGAGACACAGGAGCTCTACCGGCCGGACTGTTTCGACAAATGTAAATTACATTGTACCAGTGCGTGGGAAGCTGTAACCGGCTGTATGTTTGTTTCTGTGCTGTTGTCttcttttgcacacacacacacacacaccctcgaTCAAAGGCTCGATTCGAATGTTACACATTCGCTGTGCGTGTGGGAGAGGGAACACATTTATCAACGGTCGGTAAAATGGTGGCTAAAATGGCGAGCTAATTGCCGTGATTTCTGGAAAAAATCTATTATTACTGTTTTGTGTTACTGGCTGGGACCAGGTAAATGATGGTATACAGCAAGGaaaattcattcaaatgaTCTTAAACAGACACGAGAACTGTGGAATT encodes the following:
- the LOC1273617 gene encoding N-acetylglucosamine-6-phosphate deacetylase, with translation MSSSTVALADADKKLTQFRNCRVLRNHRLVEDDVWVRGGKIIDPEKVFFDEKRQADVQIDCGGSIVAPGFIDLQINGGYGVDFSFDVETVQEGVLKVAKGLLAHGVTSFCPTLVTSPPETYHAVLPRIPRTAGGQHGATVLGCHVEGPFINTDKKGAHPPECIKEFEQGMATVREVYGSMDNVQIITLAPEKAGAAEVIQELSNNGITVSVGHSMANLSDGENAVHHGARLITHLFNAMLPFHHRDPGLVGLLTTDNIPRDALVYFGIISDGVHTHPAALRIAYKTHPSGLILVTDAISAMGLAEGRHRIGQMEIEIRSGRAYVAGTNTLCGSIAPMDECIRFFKKASNCSIEYALEAASLHPARCIGIEKRKGTLDYGADADFVLLNDELSVQSTWIAGECVYRANGVDSNAL
- the LOC1273615 gene encoding piggyBac transposable element-derived protein 4; translated protein: MGDAMHVQWLSEEAEEVPENEEDMLYEDVEYIEEYVHFPDGPESDVSGSVAVQNEESTGHVIKIESIDHAFDMLQNSVWSIKPPERTGTMGRKVAHPRPAPVGLAKSAKSPAECLSLFLDADVIAMITEYTNEQIKAEQPNYARERDANPTDEMEIMALLGVLYIAGTVRDGRENIERLFDTKMGTGLEAVYLTMTSLRYHFLIRSIRFDDPTAAQEEIEGDKLAPVRPIYERIVSNYQKYLRPGRFLMLDEQAVQFKGKCEFRQILPSAPGRAGFRFHLLVDCETSYVSNLEICVPENQNPYNLSYAPTDVAMRLTEPVQGRQKTVILGAGLTSIDLIEKLYASRTMAMGEVPKSYPDLPKALIANKGRPEHSTLAAYHDPATLVSYVTRRKEVMLLMSSFVDFDSEEQAGEQDEGEQHLKLVELYNRTKTTIRTIQQMCAKHNVVRSTRRWPVAVFFNLMNLSAINAWCIYCLNHPEEAKMSRRDFLVTMALELLRPQARRRLDSKTLPRLLRQRIGLFLGISREEYETVPVVERQGGESRGRCYLCGRARNKTTRISCHSCGKYTCNAHCAQLCRTCYMDDCASEQQE
- the LOC1273616 gene encoding uncharacterized protein LOC1273616, which gives rise to MKERVLTTNEKSFVQKAILESIRLDGRTLDEFRKLRISFGSEWGLVHVILGETRALARITCEVVEPKATRPNEGMLFLNVELGPMAAPHFDGGRQSDECVQLNRILERALKDSNCVDLESLCLVSEEKVWKLRVDVTVLNHEGNAIDCCSIAALTALAHFKRPDITVDGEDVIVHTIEEKDPLKVTLFHYPLCVSYAIFNQGKIAIADPTYLEERVAEARMVFGLNSYGELCGLHLGGTTLTSAELLLRTSAKASKRARLVVERIKAAIQKDAEDREKGRPVGFSEGIERNETTVHAQDRMQVRLKRFKLQIEGQERTDSDDGQDEEDEEEVAQEEMEATNDASADANDPSDDVMLVDDTDAVVEEVGETAAVLVPKSKDGANQWLTEEELAVAKEKTGKKRSKASLKRKKKSLLSKQGTGEMLLGDSSEEETVTLTSTDM
- the LOC1273618 gene encoding small ribosomal subunit protein uS11B, which codes for MAPSRKNKVAKEEVQVSLGPQVRDGEVVFGVAHIYASFNDTFVHVTDLSGKETISRVTGGMKVKADRDEASPYAAMLAAQDVAEKCKSLGITALHIKLRATGGNRTKTPGPGAQSALRALARSSMKIGRIEDVTPIPSDSTRRKGGRRGRRL
- the LOC1273619 gene encoding anaphase-promoting complex subunit 4, giving the protein MANQYGASRNLMKQTCNKNVGTRVDVLKWSQEMDLLAMGTEKGEVLLHRLKWQKVWQLSPPEDGLKVRGLAWRPCEKFIAIGYSNGTILLVDLETKEEIHSFSVKQDITCLTWTENTDEIGTDDVSHSSVTSHTKYLPELPVLSSLSSSAKPINPNRSSYCSKHILCILLIGTVTGTVHQSALGMLPCGSVDVFGALGLPATATARIRELKMTHDYRQLIVGLQQDDTLQVIVLENGVLHRYAPAVLNLALKHAQLLGAMAYISETIDCIIEAWETVLLEMDNKLTNYAKDQPDGSISADFLELLMFGTASPSLEQFLLRDLTEKGLRKLGYSIELSYVTIQRLVVKPLYTAIHAVFYHLNALDGMLRNRFYYGTLMRDTASASESLRGCGALLIKAHELQQTIDASKRDFKIFFRWLYVVIVRVMDETLQENHPTITQREIHYLAQFLSNFDTVAQSAPDQQEGRGMIESRRKFNLERVGQYLEDKPLVHPMANDGEENEWKRLLAQNECLRQCGAIFPHHEQMSLLQQQKLLKQQIEQLFGQPEKVVGADYKQKNLLTIHAPAGTDVRAFAFATHQRDSVTLLAIVQSSCSLLLVECFNDGGFKTVRLHFEEKPYFDQRFDAIGTLSFHHVDFYDEDTLSLLLRAQAAGEERPISCYFLQLNLGAVREFLATVEAREYMQTVTEDAAGCHAINAYTLIDESSLKLLESADGHRIAVSGKRNVIAVLAESLKNVRVYDMDAQEDEEDLLDTSSQINSSLENSQESVQA